One Drosophila kikkawai strain 14028-0561.14 chromosome 3L, DkikHiC1v2, whole genome shotgun sequence genomic window carries:
- the LOC108074969 gene encoding protein Turandot M-like translates to MSPTIYLSCLVVIIGSFAWTVQGSFDSDSAHVVNAYRNASPDSVRDSNVHLLVTFLAKYGDQIQLTPEQRTRANDIVRQYNAEKANQPLVEGVPAQGGWLTKLVKAIVIQLGIELASEGIKKATGAKD, encoded by the exons ATGAGTCCAACAATATACCTAAG CTGCCTGGTGGTCATCATCGGAAGCTTCGCGTGGACAGTCCAAGGAAGCTTTGATTCTGATAGTGCTCATGTGGTTAATGCCTACAGAAATGCTTCTCCAGATTCCGTCAGGGACAGCAATGTCCATCTCCTAGTGACTTTTCTCGCCAAGTACGGCGATCAGATCCAGTTAACCCCCGAACAACGAACCCGAGCTAATGATATTGTCAGACAATACAATGCGGAGAAGGCCAACCAACCGTTGGTGGAAGGAGTGCCAGCTCAGGGCGGTTGGTTAACGAAACTTGTCAAGGCGATCGTCATACAATTGGGCATCGAACTCGCCTCTGAGGGAATTAAAAAAGCTACGGGAGCTAAGGACTAG
- the LOC108074970 gene encoding protein Turandot M-like translates to MNSTIYLSCLVVIIGSLTWTVQGSFESDSARLVDVFKKDSAHSISDSDVDFLETFLDKYGDRIQLTPEQRTQANDIVRQYNAEKANQTLVDGVPRQGGGKAKLAKKIAIYLAADMVVDKVINLFKW, encoded by the exons ATGAATTCAACAATCTACCTGAG CTGCCTGGTGGTCATCATCGGAAGCCTTACATGGACAGTCCAAGGAAGCTTTGAATCCGATAGTGCACGTTTGGTTGATGTCTTCAAAAAGGATTCTGCTCATTCCATCAGTGACAGCGATGTCGATTTTCTAGAGACTTTTCTCGACAAGTACGGCGATCGGATCCAGTTGACCCCCGAACAACGAACCCAAGCAAATGATATTGTGAGACAATACAATGCGGAAAAGGCCAACCAAACTTTGGTGGATGGTGTTCCGCGTCAAGGCGGTGGGAAAgcaaaattggcaaaaaaaatcgcCATATACCTTGCCGCTGATATGGTCGTGGACAAAGTTATAAACCTATTTAAGTGGtaa
- the Nup37 gene encoding nucleoporin Nup37: MRVLTEPNHTISLTEEILCYELCGNEFAYNLLAVALKDRLRLLLVGLPEETGEFGYTHLLDLELDRVKNDVVDVSAIAFAPDTSLNCTPKNVTLCAARGDLLHIFRTDLGQYNTVHKLQGHKDYINDIAWVCEGNLLASVSDDFTCRFWSTADEQNVITFRLTSAGMSVKAHPDDPTKVLVAEKKGIIRLYNVNSKQAVISVQSPKFPLMSADWAYSNRYFITALAGGDVVTWDLTRPVVPADVKQVHEDGGRSVRFAPGSSEMVLASIGRPDVTLKVFAAKSTMPLIEATLKTFGGMAWHQRLPYISAVSDRDLHFWKVQMK; this comes from the exons ATGCGAGTGCTAACAGAGCCCAATCACACTATCTCCTTGACCGAAGAGATCCTCTGCTACGAACTATGCGGCAACGAGTTCGCCTACAACCTGTTGGCCGTGGCACTGAAGGACCGCTTGCGCCTGCTCCTCGTTGGACTCCCGGAGGAGACCGGAGAGTTTGGGTACACACATCTGCTGGATCTGGAGCTGGACCGGGTTAAAAATGACGTTGTTGACGTCAGTGCCATCGCCTTTGCGCCGGACACATCGCTCAACTGCACGCCCAAAAATGTGACTCTATGCGCTGCCCGCGGCGATCTTCTGCACATCTTCCGCACCGATCTGGGCCAGTACAATACCGTGCATAAGCTGCAAGGCCACAAAGACTACATTAACGATATCGCCTGGGTCTGTGAGGGCAACCTGCTGGCCTCTGTAAGCGACGACTTCACCTGCCGCTTCTGGAGCACGGCCGACGAGCAAAATGTTATCACCTTCCGCTTGACATCCGCCGGAATGTCGGTCAAGGCCCATCCCGATGATCCCACCAAGGTGCTGGTGGCGGAGAAAAAAG GCATCATCCGACTGTACAATGTGAACAGCAAGCAGGCCGTCATCTCGGTGCAGTCGCCCAAATTTCCGCTCATGTCCGCCGATTGGGCATACAGCAACCGGTATTTTATTACGGCCCTGGCTGGAGGCGATGTGGTTACCTGGGACCTCACCAGACCCGTTGTGCCCGCCGATGTGAAGCAAGTGCATGAGGATGGCGGACGGTCGGTTCGCTTTGCCCCAGGAAGCTCGGAAATGGTACTCGCCAGCATCGGACGACCGGATGTGACGCTCAAAGTCTTTGCGGCCAAATCAACTATGCCATTAATCGAGGCCACCCTGAAGACGTTCGGTGGAATGGCATGGCACCAGAGATTGCCGTACATCAGCGCCGTTTCTGACCGGGATCTGCATTTCTGGAAGGTGCAAATGAAGTAG